The Methanolobus sp. WCC4 genome includes the window ACAGGGTGAGAGTACATTCATCAGGGCTGGTGTTAAGCACAGATTGTCCAATCCTGGGAAAGTGCCTCTTGAAATAATTGAGGTGCAGCTTGGTGATTATGTTGGAGAGGATGATATTGTCAGGTTCGATGATGAGTATGGGAGAGAGTAAAACACTACAGCTTTAGCAAATGTACTCATTTATATAAAATCAAGAAGTTAGAAGATTACAATGCAACTCGAATCAAACCTCAAGAACAAAAAAATACTTGTCACCGGCGGTGCAGGATTCATCGGTAGCCATATTGTTGACATATTGATGAAAGAAGAGTGCAAAGTCATAGTTTTTGATAACTTAAGTTCGGGATACACGGAGTTTATTGAACATCACACAGGAAATCCCAATTTTGAGTTCATAAATGGAAATCTGCTCACACCCCATGAAATAAACATGGCATGTAATGACATTGATTTTGTATTTCATGTCGCAGCAAATCCTGATGTGAAGTTAGGGGCAGTTGACACAAAAGTGCACTTTGACCAGAACATCACAGCAACCTACAATCTGCTTGAAGCAATGCGCAAGAACAATGTAACAAACATTGTTTTCACTTCCACATCGACAGTCTATGGTGAAGCAGAGATTATACCCACACCTGAGAACTACGGACCATTGATACCAATATCACTGTATGGTGCATCTAAACTTGCATGTGAAGCACTCATTACATCCTATTCACATACATTCGACATGAAATCATGGATATTCAGGTTTGCGAATATCATCGGAGAACGAAGTACACACGGAATAATTGTTGATTTTATTCAAAAGCTCAAGGACAATCCACATGAACTTGATATTCTTGGTGATGGCAGACAATCCAAATCATATCTGCATGTAAGTGAATGCGTCAAAGCGATAATGTTCGCTTTAAATAATAGCAATGAAGCAGTCAATATATTCAATGTAGGTTCCGAAGACACGATAAATGCTACAGAGATCGGTGAGATTGTTGTTGATGAAATGGGACTTGAAGATGTTGAGTTTACATACACTGGCGGAAAGCGGGGATGGAAAGGTGATGTTCCACGAATGTTGCTTGGAATTGATAAATTGAAAGATACAGGGTGGGTTCCTGAATATTCGTCACGGAGAAGCGTAAAGGAAACAGTGAAATCCCTGATTTGCAGATGATTTAATGTGGCATGGTTATGGCCCATCATTAACAAACGATTAGCAAAACGCATAAATGTTTAATATTATAGCGGTGAGAAATAATGAAAGTAATAATCCCTGCTGCAGGAACAGGAACACGCCTGTTCCCACATACCTATACAAAACCAAAACCCATGGTATATATCGCCGGCAAGCCAATCATAGGACACATTCTTGACAGGATGATAGATCTTGAGCCTGAAGAGATTATACTTATTGTAGGATATCACAAAGAACAATTGATATC containing:
- a CDS encoding NAD-dependent epimerase/dehydratase family protein; amino-acid sequence: MQLESNLKNKKILVTGGAGFIGSHIVDILMKEECKVIVFDNLSSGYTEFIEHHTGNPNFEFINGNLLTPHEINMACNDIDFVFHVAANPDVKLGAVDTKVHFDQNITATYNLLEAMRKNNVTNIVFTSTSTVYGEAEIIPTPENYGPLIPISLYGASKLACEALITSYSHTFDMKSWIFRFANIIGERSTHGIIVDFIQKLKDNPHELDILGDGRQSKSYLHVSECVKAIMFALNNSNEAVNIFNVGSEDTINATEIGEIVVDEMGLEDVEFTYTGGKRGWKGDVPRMLLGIDKLKDTGWVPEYSSRRSVKETVKSLICR